In one Mycobacterium heckeshornense genomic region, the following are encoded:
- a CDS encoding RidA family protein: MSASARLEELGITLPEVARPLAAYVPAVRTGNLVYTAGQLPMQAGKLAGTGKVGGQVSPEQAARLARICALNALAAVDSVVGIDAVTRVVKVVGFVASAPGFHGQPGVVNGASELLGDVFGDRGAHARSAVGVAELPLDAPVEIELVVEVE; encoded by the coding sequence GTGAGCGCCTCCGCCCGCCTCGAAGAGCTCGGCATCACGCTGCCGGAAGTGGCGCGGCCGCTGGCGGCATACGTCCCGGCCGTGCGTACCGGCAACCTGGTCTATACCGCAGGCCAGCTTCCCATGCAGGCCGGCAAACTGGCGGGAACCGGCAAGGTCGGTGGCCAGGTCAGCCCCGAGCAAGCAGCTCGACTGGCGCGGATTTGTGCGCTCAACGCACTGGCGGCCGTGGACTCCGTGGTGGGCATCGACGCGGTGACCCGGGTGGTCAAGGTGGTGGGCTTCGTGGCGTCGGCACCTGGCTTTCATGGTCAGCCCGGTGTGGTCAACGGGGCGTCGGAGCTGCTGGGCGACGTGTTCGGCGACCGCGGGGCGCATGCCCGCTCGGCGGTCGGCGTGGCCGAGCTGCCGCTGGACGCGCCGGTCGAGATCGAACTGGTCGTCGAGGTCGAATGA
- a CDS encoding metallophosphoesterase, with protein sequence MPAAWKTTGAAALGAVVAGIGYASVIERNAFVVRELTMPVLTPGSSPLRVLHISDIHMRPGQRRKQAFLRDLAAWEPDLVVNTGDNLAHPKAVPAVVQTLGNLLSLPGVFVFGSNDYFGPRPKNPLNYLTNPDHRVHGRPLPWQDLRAAFTERGWLDLTHNRREFEVAGLHIAAAGVDDPHIDRDRYETIAGPASSVANLRLGLTHSPEPRVLDRFAADGYQLVLAGHTHGGQVCLPVHGAVVTNCGLDRSRVKGASRWGATMRLHVSAGIGTSPYAPLRFCCRPEATLLTLIAAPIGGRDSSRRRGRSQPTASVH encoded by the coding sequence ATGCCTGCCGCTTGGAAAACTACCGGCGCCGCCGCGCTCGGCGCAGTCGTCGCCGGCATCGGTTACGCGTCGGTCATCGAGCGCAACGCATTCGTGGTGCGTGAGCTGACCATGCCGGTGCTGACGCCCGGCTCGTCGCCGCTGCGAGTACTGCACATCAGCGACATCCACATGCGGCCGGGCCAGCGTCGCAAGCAGGCGTTCCTGCGCGACCTGGCCGCCTGGGAGCCCGACCTGGTGGTCAACACCGGTGACAACCTCGCCCACCCGAAGGCCGTGCCCGCGGTGGTGCAAACCCTCGGCAACCTGTTGTCACTGCCGGGCGTCTTCGTCTTCGGCAGCAACGACTACTTCGGGCCGCGGCCCAAGAACCCGCTGAACTACCTGACGAACCCGGACCATCGCGTCCATGGGCGGCCGCTGCCGTGGCAGGACTTGCGGGCGGCGTTCACCGAGCGCGGCTGGCTGGACCTCACCCACAACCGTCGCGAGTTCGAGGTGGCCGGCCTGCACATCGCCGCCGCCGGCGTCGATGACCCACATATCGACCGGGACCGCTACGAAACGATCGCCGGCCCGGCCAGCTCGGTCGCCAACCTGCGGCTGGGGCTGACACACTCCCCGGAGCCGCGAGTGCTGGACCGCTTCGCCGCCGACGGCTACCAGCTGGTGCTGGCCGGGCACACTCACGGGGGGCAGGTGTGCCTGCCGGTGCACGGGGCCGTGGTCACCAACTGCGGTTTGGACCGGTCCCGGGTCAAGGGAGCCTCGCGCTGGGGTGCGACGATGCGCCTGCACGTGTCGGCCGGAATCGGGACGTCGCCTTATGCCCCATTGCGGTTCTGCTGTCGGCCCGAGGCCACGCTGTTGACGTTGATCGCGGCACCGATCGGCGGTCGTGACTCGAGTCGCAGGCGTGGCCGGTCGCAACCGACCGCGTCGGTGCATTGA
- the nth gene encoding endonuclease III produces MNRKLAQAFPHVYCELDFTTPLELTVATILSAQSTDKRVNLTTPALFARYRTALDYAQADREELENLIRPTGFYRNKATALIRLGQELVERFDGEVPATMEELVSLPGIGRKTANVILGNAFGIPGITVDTHFLRLVRRWRWTTETDPVKVEHAVGELIERSEWIDLSHRVIFHGRRVCHARKPACGVCVLARDCPSFGAGPTEPLVAAALVQGPETEHLLALAGL; encoded by the coding sequence ATGAATCGCAAACTGGCACAAGCCTTTCCGCACGTGTACTGCGAGTTGGATTTCACCACGCCACTGGAGCTGACGGTGGCCACCATCTTGTCGGCGCAGAGCACCGACAAGCGGGTGAACCTGACGACGCCGGCGCTGTTTGCCCGCTACCGAACCGCGCTGGATTACGCGCAGGCGGATCGCGAAGAGCTCGAAAACCTCATCCGTCCCACCGGTTTCTACCGCAACAAGGCGACAGCGCTGATCCGCCTGGGCCAGGAGCTGGTCGAGCGGTTCGACGGCGAGGTCCCTGCCACGATGGAGGAGCTGGTGTCGCTGCCCGGTATCGGTCGCAAAACCGCCAACGTGATCCTGGGAAATGCGTTCGGCATTCCGGGAATCACCGTCGACACCCACTTCCTGCGGCTGGTGCGACGGTGGCGCTGGACCACCGAAACAGATCCGGTCAAGGTGGAGCACGCGGTCGGCGAGCTCATCGAACGCAGCGAGTGGATCGACCTGAGCCACCGGGTGATCTTCCACGGTCGCCGGGTGTGCCATGCCCGCAAACCGGCGTGCGGAGTGTGCGTGCTGGCCAGGGACTGTCCGTCGTTCGGCGCCGGCCCCACCGAGCCGCTGGTCGCGGCCGCGCTGGTGCAAGGCCCGGAAACCGAGCATCTGTTGGCGCTTGCCGGCCTGTAG
- a CDS encoding TlpA family protein disulfide reductase, translating to MSAPADRTTRWTIAVLVVVAALAAALVLTLRESSSPPGVPVPTGPLTDGREQRDADTPAALAGPRQRAGLPPCPMAAGKREPGALRGVVVECAADGALVDAARSLAGRRAVLNLWAYWCGPCATELPAMAEYQRRVGPAVTVVTVHQDENETAALLRLAELGVRLPTFQDGRRRVAAALRVPNVMPATVVLRSDGSVAQTLPRAFASADEIAAAVGKPDW from the coding sequence ATGAGCGCTCCTGCCGATCGGACCACCCGCTGGACCATTGCGGTCTTGGTGGTGGTGGCCGCCCTGGCTGCCGCGCTGGTGCTCACGCTGCGCGAGAGCTCGTCGCCGCCAGGGGTGCCGGTGCCGACCGGCCCGCTGACCGACGGACGCGAACAGCGCGACGCCGATACCCCGGCGGCGCTGGCCGGGCCCCGGCAGCGTGCCGGTCTTCCGCCCTGTCCCATGGCCGCGGGCAAACGAGAACCGGGCGCGCTGCGCGGCGTGGTGGTGGAATGCGCGGCCGACGGCGCACTCGTCGATGCCGCACGATCGCTGGCCGGGCGCCGGGCGGTGCTGAACCTATGGGCGTACTGGTGCGGTCCCTGCGCAACCGAATTGCCGGCGATGGCCGAATATCAACGCCGCGTCGGGCCCGCGGTGACAGTGGTGACGGTGCACCAGGACGAGAACGAAACGGCCGCATTGCTGCGGCTGGCCGAGCTGGGCGTGCGGCTGCCGACTTTCCAGGACGGACGCCGACGGGTCGCTGCGGCGCTGCGCGTCCCAAATGTGATGCCCGCGACGGTGGTATTGCGGTCGGACGGTAGCGTTGCGCAGACGCTGCCGCGAGCCTTCGCCAGTGCCGACGAGATCGCGGCAGCGGTCGGAAAGCCGGATTGGTGA
- the crp gene encoding cAMP-activated global transcriptional regulator CRP yields MDEILARAGIFQGVEPSAVAALTKQLQPVDFPRGHTIFAEGEPGDRLYIIISGKVKIGRRSPDGRENLLTIMGPSDMFGELSIFDPGPRTSSATTITEVRAVSMDRDALRSWIKDRPEIAEQLLRVLARRLRRTNNNLADLIFTDVPGRVAKQLLQLAQRFGTQEGGAMRVTHDLTQEEIAQLVGASRETVNKALADFAHRGWIRLEGKSVLISDSERLARRAR; encoded by the coding sequence GTGGACGAGATCCTGGCGAGGGCCGGAATCTTCCAGGGGGTCGAACCCAGCGCCGTCGCCGCGCTGACGAAACAATTGCAGCCCGTCGACTTCCCACGCGGACACACGATTTTCGCGGAAGGGGAGCCGGGCGACCGGCTGTACATCATCATTTCCGGAAAGGTCAAAATCGGCCGGCGTTCACCCGACGGCCGGGAAAATCTGCTGACGATCATGGGCCCGTCGGACATGTTCGGCGAGTTGTCGATCTTCGATCCGGGGCCACGGACCTCCAGCGCGACCACCATCACCGAAGTGCGCGCGGTGTCGATGGACCGCGACGCGCTGCGGTCGTGGATCAAGGATCGCCCCGAAATCGCCGAGCAGTTGCTGCGGGTGCTGGCCCGTCGGCTGCGCCGCACCAACAACAATCTCGCCGACCTGATCTTCACCGACGTGCCCGGCCGGGTCGCCAAGCAGCTGCTGCAGTTGGCCCAGCGGTTCGGCACCCAAGAAGGCGGGGCGATGCGGGTCACCCATGACCTGACGCAGGAGGAGATCGCGCAGCTGGTCGGCGCCTCGCGGGAAACGGTGAACAAGGCGCTGGCCGATTTCGCCCATCGCGGTTGGATCCGCCTGGAGGGCAAAAGCGTGCTGATCTCCGACTCCGAACGGCTGGCCCGCCGGGCGAGGTAG
- a CDS encoding NUDIX hydrolase — MGEEVPVSAAVSLTPDVGPAWLRPLVDNVGRVPDAFRRRLPADVLALVTAAKATAQLRGDGRDAAVLVLFSGPESAPVDGAVPDDADLLLTVRASTLRHHAGQAAFPGGACDPDDDGPVATALREAHEETGIDTSRLRPLATMERTFIAPSGFHVVPVLAYSPDPGPVAVVNEAETAVVARVPVRAFVNPANRLMVYRRPHSRRFAGPAFLLNEMLVWGFTGQVISAMLDVAGWAQPWDTGNVLELDEAMALVGGEGGTPR; from the coding sequence ATTGGTGAGGAGGTGCCGGTGAGCGCAGCGGTTTCGCTGACGCCTGACGTCGGCCCGGCCTGGCTGCGCCCGCTGGTCGACAATGTCGGTCGGGTGCCCGACGCATTTCGGCGCCGGCTGCCCGCCGATGTGCTGGCCCTGGTGACCGCCGCCAAGGCGACGGCGCAGCTGCGCGGTGACGGGCGCGACGCGGCGGTGCTGGTGCTGTTCTCCGGGCCGGAGTCGGCACCGGTGGACGGCGCTGTTCCCGACGATGCCGATCTGCTGTTGACGGTGCGGGCCTCGACGTTGCGCCACCACGCGGGACAGGCCGCATTCCCCGGGGGCGCATGCGATCCCGACGACGACGGGCCGGTGGCCACCGCACTGCGGGAAGCGCACGAGGAGACCGGTATCGACACCAGCCGACTTCGTCCACTGGCGACCATGGAGCGAACTTTCATCGCCCCCTCGGGTTTTCACGTTGTCCCGGTGCTGGCCTACTCACCTGATCCGGGGCCGGTCGCCGTGGTGAACGAAGCCGAAACCGCGGTGGTGGCACGGGTTCCGGTGCGCGCCTTCGTCAACCCGGCCAACCGGCTGATGGTGTATCGCCGTCCGCACAGTCGGCGCTTCGCCGGACCCGCGTTCCTGTTGAACGAGATGCTGGTGTGGGGATTCACTGGCCAAGTGATTTCGGCGATGCTCGATGTGGCCGGCTGGGCACAGCCCTGGGACACCGGCAATGTGCTGGAGCTGGACGAGGCGATGGCGCTGGTCGGCGGCGAAGGCGGTACACCGCGATGA
- a CDS encoding DUF4177 domain-containing protein — protein MTQPSAWEYVTVPLLTHATKQILDQWGADGWELVTVLPGPTGEQHVAYLKRPK, from the coding sequence ATGACGCAACCGAGCGCATGGGAGTACGTCACCGTCCCGCTGTTGACACACGCCACCAAGCAAATCCTCGACCAGTGGGGCGCCGACGGCTGGGAGTTGGTCACGGTATTGCCCGGGCCGACCGGTGAGCAGCATGTCGCCTATCTGAAGCGCCCTAAGTGA
- the marP gene encoding acid resistance serine protease MarP — MTSSQWLDIAVLAVAFIAAISGWRSGAMGSLLSFVGVMLGAVAGVLLAPHIVTHISAPRAKLFAALFLILSLVVVGEIAGVVLGRAVRGAIRSRPIRFVDSLVGVALQLVVVLVAAWLLATPLTESKDQPALAAAVRGSRVLAEVNHVAPSWLKTVPKRMSSLLDTSGLPAVLEPFSRTPVVAVAAPDAAITSNPVVAATEPSVVKIRAIAPGCQKVLEGSGFVLSPQRVMTNAHVVAGANSVTVAASGTPYDATVVSYDPSVDIAILAVPNLPAGPLAFADAAAKTGTDALVLGYPGGGDFVATPARIREIIELSGPDIYRNATVTREVYTIRATVEQGNSGGPLIDLNGNVLGVVFGAAVDDPDTGFVLTAKEVAGQLAKIGDTQPVGTGACVS, encoded by the coding sequence ATGACCTCCTCCCAGTGGCTGGACATCGCCGTACTGGCAGTGGCGTTCATCGCGGCGATCTCGGGCTGGCGCTCGGGCGCGATGGGCTCGCTGCTGTCATTCGTCGGCGTGATGCTGGGCGCCGTCGCCGGTGTGCTGCTGGCCCCGCACATCGTCACGCACATCAGCGCGCCGCGGGCCAAGCTATTCGCCGCGCTGTTTTTGATCCTGTCGTTGGTCGTGGTCGGCGAAATCGCCGGCGTGGTGTTGGGCCGCGCGGTGCGCGGCGCGATCCGCAGCCGCCCAATCCGATTCGTCGACTCGCTGGTGGGAGTGGCCCTGCAGCTGGTGGTGGTGCTGGTTGCGGCGTGGCTGCTGGCCACGCCACTGACCGAGTCCAAAGATCAGCCGGCCCTGGCCGCGGCCGTGCGCGGCTCGCGGGTACTGGCCGAGGTCAACCACGTCGCGCCCAGCTGGCTCAAGACGGTGCCCAAGCGGATGTCCTCGCTGCTGGACACCTCGGGTCTGCCCGCAGTGCTGGAACCGTTCAGCCGCACACCGGTGGTCGCAGTCGCGGCACCGGATGCTGCGATAACCAGTAACCCGGTGGTTGCCGCCACCGAGCCCAGTGTGGTCAAGATCCGGGCCATCGCTCCCGGTTGCCAGAAAGTGTTGGAGGGCAGTGGATTTGTCCTCTCCCCGCAGCGAGTGATGACGAATGCGCACGTGGTGGCCGGCGCCAACAGTGTCACGGTGGCCGCCAGCGGCACCCCCTACGACGCCACCGTCGTGTCCTATGACCCGTCGGTCGACATCGCCATCCTCGCCGTGCCGAACCTGCCGGCCGGGCCGTTGGCGTTCGCCGATGCGGCGGCGAAAACCGGCACCGACGCGCTGGTGTTGGGCTATCCGGGCGGCGGTGACTTTGTGGCAACCCCGGCCAGAATCCGGGAGATCATCGAGCTGAGCGGTCCCGACATCTACCGCAACGCCACCGTCACCCGCGAGGTTTACACGATCAGAGCCACTGTGGAACAAGGGAATTCGGGCGGACCACTGATAGACCTCAACGGTAACGTGCTCGGCGTCGTTTTCGGCGCCGCGGTCGACGAC
- a CDS encoding WhiB family transcriptional regulator, whose protein sequence is MSGTRSAARKATTAPAPNTVRRTDAEARIAWVSKALCRAADPDELFVRGAAQRKAAVICRHCPVMLECGADALDNRVEFGVWGGMTERQRRALLKQHPEVVSWADFFAAQRKQRSAG, encoded by the coding sequence GTGTCAGGTACACGGTCCGCGGCGCGCAAGGCGACTACAGCACCCGCGCCCAACACTGTCCGCCGCACCGACGCTGAAGCCCGCATCGCGTGGGTATCGAAGGCATTGTGTCGTGCCGCCGACCCCGATGAGCTCTTCGTCCGCGGAGCCGCGCAGCGTAAGGCCGCGGTGATCTGTCGGCACTGTCCGGTGATGTTGGAGTGCGGAGCCGACGCCCTGGATAACCGCGTCGAGTTCGGAGTGTGGGGCGGCATGACCGAACGCCAGCGCCGGGCACTGCTCAAACAACACCCCGAGGTGGTGTCCTGGGCAGATTTCTTCGCTGCGCAACGCAAGCAGCGCAGCGCGGGCTAG
- a CDS encoding MBL fold metallo-hydrolase gives MTAVAGEALTHPAYGRLRPVTETASVLLADNPGLLTLEGTNTWVLRGRGSAELAIVDPGPDDDEHIGRVAALGRIALVLISHRHGDHTDGIDKLVDATGAVVRAVGSGFLRGLGGQLTDGEVIDVAGLTITVLATPGHTADSLSFVLDDAVLTGDTVLGRGTTVIDTEDGDLGDYLESLRRLQALGRRTVLPGHGPDLPDLAAVVSEYLAHREQRLDQIRSALAELGDDATARQIVEHVYTDVGEELWDAAEWSVQAQLNYLRTR, from the coding sequence ATGACCGCGGTGGCCGGCGAGGCGCTGACCCATCCCGCCTACGGTCGGCTGCGGCCGGTCACCGAGACGGCGTCGGTGCTGCTGGCCGACAACCCCGGGTTGCTGACCCTGGAGGGCACCAACACCTGGGTGTTGCGCGGCAGGGGCAGCGCCGAGCTGGCGATCGTCGATCCCGGTCCCGACGACGACGAGCACATCGGCCGGGTCGCCGCGCTCGGCCGCATCGCGCTGGTGCTGATCAGCCACCGGCACGGCGATCACACCGACGGCATCGACAAGCTGGTCGATGCGACCGGCGCCGTGGTGCGCGCGGTGGGCAGCGGGTTTCTGCGCGGCCTCGGTGGGCAGCTGACCGATGGGGAAGTGATCGACGTCGCCGGGTTGACGATCACGGTGCTGGCCACCCCGGGCCATACCGCCGATTCGCTGTCGTTCGTGCTCGACGACGCGGTGCTGACGGGCGATACCGTGCTCGGCCGCGGCACCACCGTCATCGACACCGAGGACGGCGACCTGGGCGACTATCTGGAGTCTCTGCGTCGGCTGCAGGCGCTGGGCCGTCGTACCGTGTTGCCCGGCCACGGGCCGGACTTGCCCGATTTAGCGGCCGTCGTGTCGGAATACCTGGCCCACCGCGAGCAGCGGCTGGACCAGATCCGGTCGGCGTTGGCAGAGCTCGGCGATGACGCCACCGCGCGCCAGATCGTCGAGCACGTCTACACCGACGTCGGTGAGGAACTTTGGGACGCCGCCGAATGGTCGGTGCAGGCGCAGCTGAACTATCTACGGACCCGGTAG
- a CDS encoding ArsA-related P-loop ATPase: MVGSTPSGGRPLGWPSRLEKARLHFVTGKGGTGKSTIAAALALTLASGGRKVLLVEVEGRQGIAQLFDVPPLPYQEVKIATAEHGGQVNALAIDIEAAFLEYLDMFYNLGIAGRAMRRIGAIEFATTIAPGLRDVLLTGKIKEAVVRVDKNRLPVYDAVVVDSPPTGRIARFLDVTKAVADLARGGPVYSQSEGVVKLLHSEQTAVHLVTLLEALPMQETLEAIEELSQLNLPIGSVIVNRNIPAYLEPDDLAKAAEGVVDADAVRAGLARAGIHLSDADFAGLLTETIQHAIRITARAKTAEELDQLSVPRLELPTVADGVDLGSLYELSESLARQGVR; the protein is encoded by the coding sequence CTGGTGGGGAGCACACCAAGTGGCGGGCGTCCACTCGGCTGGCCGTCGCGGCTGGAGAAGGCCCGCTTGCATTTCGTGACCGGTAAGGGCGGTACCGGCAAGTCGACGATCGCAGCGGCGCTGGCGTTGACGCTGGCCTCCGGCGGACGCAAGGTGCTTTTAGTGGAAGTCGAAGGGCGCCAAGGTATTGCGCAACTGTTCGACGTTCCGCCCCTGCCTTACCAGGAGGTCAAGATCGCGACCGCCGAACATGGTGGGCAGGTCAACGCTCTCGCGATCGACATCGAGGCCGCGTTCCTGGAATACCTCGACATGTTCTACAACCTCGGCATCGCCGGCCGGGCGATGCGCCGCATCGGGGCAATCGAGTTCGCCACCACTATCGCGCCGGGTCTGCGCGACGTGCTGCTCACCGGCAAGATCAAGGAGGCGGTGGTTCGCGTCGACAAGAACCGCCTCCCGGTTTACGACGCGGTCGTCGTCGATTCGCCTCCGACCGGCCGCATCGCGCGGTTCCTCGACGTCACCAAGGCCGTCGCCGATCTGGCCAGAGGCGGGCCGGTGTATTCGCAAAGCGAAGGCGTGGTCAAGTTGTTGCACTCCGAGCAGACCGCCGTGCATCTCGTGACGCTGCTCGAGGCACTGCCCATGCAGGAAACGCTGGAGGCCATAGAGGAACTCAGCCAACTGAATTTGCCGATCGGCAGCGTGATCGTGAACCGCAATATCCCGGCCTATCTGGAGCCCGACGACCTGGCTAAGGCCGCCGAAGGCGTTGTCGATGCCGACGCGGTTCGGGCCGGATTGGCCAGGGCCGGAATCCACTTGAGCGACGCCGACTTCGCCGGCTTGCTCACCGAGACCATCCAGCACGCCATCCGCATCACCGCGCGTGCAAAGACCGCAGAAGAGCTCGACCAGCTCAGCGTGCCGCGGCTGGAGCTGCCGACGGTCGCCGACGGTGTCGATCTTGGCAGCCTGTACGAGCTGTCGGAAAGCCTTGCCCGACAGGGGGTTCGATGA
- a CDS encoding ArsA family ATPase translates to MSATPPKLDIGAILADTTNRVVVCCGAGGVGKTTTAAAMALRAAEYGRTVVVLTIDPAKRLAQALGINDLGNSPQRVPLAAEVPGELYAMMLDMRRTFDEMVIQYSGPERAQAILDNQFYQTVATSLAGTQEYMAMEKLGQLLSQDRWDLVVVDTPPSRNALDFLDAPKRLGSFMDSRLWRLLLGPGRGIGRLVTGAVGLAMKALSTVLGSQMLSDAAGFVQSLDATFGGFRQKADRTYALLKRRGTQFVVVSAAEPDALREAAFFVDRLSREQMPLAGLILNRTHPMLSALPAERAIDGTETLEAAGPEDSTALAGAVLRIHAERAQIAKREIRLLSRFTGAHPHVPVVGVPSLPFEVSDLEALRALADQMTSVQTSQATGAG, encoded by the coding sequence ATGAGCGCTACGCCGCCGAAACTGGATATTGGCGCGATCCTGGCCGATACCACCAATCGGGTCGTGGTCTGCTGCGGCGCCGGCGGTGTCGGGAAGACCACCACCGCAGCGGCGATGGCGTTGCGCGCCGCCGAATACGGTCGCACTGTGGTGGTGCTGACCATCGACCCCGCCAAGCGATTGGCACAAGCTCTGGGAATAAACGACCTTGGCAATTCGCCACAACGGGTTCCGCTGGCTGCCGAGGTGCCCGGCGAGTTGTACGCGATGATGCTCGACATGCGCCGCACGTTCGACGAAATGGTGATCCAATACTCGGGACCCGAACGGGCACAAGCGATTCTGGACAATCAGTTCTATCAGACCGTTGCTACGTCACTGGCCGGAACCCAGGAGTACATGGCGATGGAGAAACTCGGCCAGCTGCTGAGCCAAGACCGTTGGGACTTGGTGGTGGTCGACACTCCCCCGTCGCGTAACGCGCTGGATTTCCTGGACGCGCCCAAGCGGCTGGGCAGCTTCATGGATAGCCGGTTATGGCGGCTGCTGTTGGGACCCGGACGCGGCATCGGGCGCCTGGTGACCGGTGCGGTCGGTTTGGCGATGAAAGCGCTTTCGACCGTTCTTGGTTCGCAAATGCTCTCCGACGCGGCTGGTTTCGTGCAATCTCTGGACGCTACGTTCGGCGGCTTTCGACAGAAGGCTGACCGCACTTATGCGCTGCTGAAGCGGCGTGGCACCCAGTTCGTGGTGGTGTCTGCGGCCGAGCCGGACGCGTTACGCGAAGCAGCGTTCTTCGTCGATCGACTGTCGCGCGAGCAGATGCCGCTGGCCGGGCTGATCTTGAACCGCACCCACCCGATGTTGAGCGCACTACCGGCCGAGCGGGCAATCGACGGCACGGAAACACTGGAAGCGGCCGGACCCGAGGACTCCACGGCGCTGGCCGGCGCGGTGCTGCGAATCCACGCTGAGCGGGCCCAAATCGCCAAACGAGAAATCCGGTTGTTGTCCCGATTCACCGGGGCTCATCCGCACGTGCCGGTCGTCGGCGTGCCGTCGCTGCCATTCGAAGTCTCCGACCTGGAGGCGCTGCGGGCGCTCGCCGACCAGATGACGTCGGTGCAGACCAGTCAGGCAACCGGAGCCGGCTAG
- a CDS encoding PLP-dependent cysteine synthase family protein: protein MRPPTRVAVHSRPRGWTDHAIRLIEADARRSADTHLLRYPLPSAWAGDADVALYLKDETTHITGSLKHRLARSLFLYALCNGWIGEDTTLVEASSGSTAVSEAYFAALLGLPFIAVMPASTSASKVALIESQGGRCHFVEHAGQIYTEAQRLAAETGGHFLDQFTNAERATDWRGNNNIAESIYVQMREEQHPVPHWIVVGAGTGGTSATIGRYIRYRRHATRLCVVDPENSAFFPAYAECRYDTVISGSSRIEGIGRPRVEPSFLPDVVDRMVSVPDAASIAAARHASAVLGRRVGASTGTNLWGAFGLLAEMAAQGRTGSVVTLLADSGDRYADTYFCDEWVAAQGLDLTDPAAILAEFERSGGWE from the coding sequence TTGAGGCCACCGACCCGTGTCGCGGTTCACAGCCGGCCACGCGGCTGGACCGATCATGCGATCCGGCTGATCGAGGCTGACGCCCGCCGCAGTGCCGACACCCATCTGCTGCGCTACCCGCTGCCCTCGGCGTGGGCCGGCGACGCCGACGTCGCGCTGTATCTCAAAGACGAGACCACACACATCACCGGCAGCCTCAAACACCGGCTGGCGCGGTCGTTGTTTCTCTATGCGTTGTGCAACGGGTGGATCGGCGAGGACACCACCCTGGTCGAGGCTTCGTCGGGGTCGACCGCGGTGTCGGAGGCATACTTCGCGGCGCTGTTGGGTTTGCCGTTCATCGCCGTGATGCCGGCTTCCACCAGTGCGTCCAAGGTCGCTTTGATCGAATCACAAGGCGGCCGTTGCCATTTCGTCGAGCACGCCGGCCAGATTTACACCGAGGCGCAACGCCTGGCCGCGGAGACCGGCGGTCATTTTCTCGATCAGTTCACCAACGCCGAGCGCGCCACCGACTGGCGGGGCAACAACAACATCGCCGAGTCGATCTATGTGCAGATGCGGGAAGAACAACACCCGGTCCCGCATTGGATCGTGGTGGGGGCGGGCACCGGCGGGACCAGCGCGACGATCGGCCGCTACATCCGCTACCGGCGCCACGCCACCCGGCTATGTGTCGTCGACCCGGAGAATTCCGCGTTCTTTCCCGCCTACGCCGAATGCCGCTATGACACCGTGATCAGCGGCTCGTCGCGCATCGAAGGGATCGGGCGGCCACGGGTGGAGCCATCGTTTCTGCCCGACGTGGTGGACCGGATGGTTTCGGTGCCCGATGCGGCGTCGATCGCTGCCGCACGACATGCCAGCGCGGTGCTGGGCCGACGGGTGGGGGCATCGACCGGCACCAACCTATGGGGAGCTTTCGGGCTGCTCGCCGAAATGGCCGCGCAGGGCCGCACCGGCTCGGTAGTCACGCTGCTGGCCGACAGCGGCGACCGCTACGCCGACACTTACTTTTGCGACGAATGGGTTGCCGCGCAGGGGCTGGATTTGACCGACCCCGCGGCCATACTGGCCGAGTTCGAGCGCTCCGGCGGCTGGGAGTGA